A stretch of the Primulina huaijiensis isolate GDHJ02 unplaced genomic scaffold, ASM1229523v2 scaffold24481, whole genome shotgun sequence genome encodes the following:
- the LOC140967210 gene encoding probable LRR receptor-like serine/threonine-protein kinase At1g74360: MMSEEENVHFLFHLASLCLLILIGGKLVLGDSLETDKQVLLQLGSFLEQENPVIANQGKYRKWNPKDSSPCIWPGISCNETMNRVVGIDLFQSRIYGEVFNNFSALTKLMYLDLSGNTIGGAIPEDLGQCENLRFLNLSHNIIGGELNLTGLSNLEVLDLSINRIEVDIMLTVPRNCENLIVANVSSNNITGDVKAIFEKCQNLKFLDLSINNLEGDIPPGFDRIEEFSLAKNRFSGRIPAFIFTKNCSLRVLDFSENGFYGEFPAEISNCKNLEVLTLWGNKFNGQIPKEIGSLHNLKALYLGNNDFSRDIPETLIDLRSLEFLDLSRNRFGRDIQKIFGKLTQVKFLLLHYNSYTGGIYSSGILNLSQIARLDLSFNNFSGSLPVGISQMASLKFLILAHNQFTGNIPLEYGNLTGLQALDLSYNKLNGSIPPSLGNLSSLLWLMLANNSLTGEIPQEIGNCGSLLWLNLADNQLSGRIPSRLTRIGMNVTPTFLFNRQNDDQIAAGSGECIAMKRWIPADYPPFSFVYKLLTRKSCRDLWDKLLKGYGLFSICLPGSKIRVIQISGYIQLSGNQLSGEIPVEIGNMINFSVLNLGFNQFSGKIPSEIEHLPLVVLNVSRNAFSGEIPWQIGNIKCLQNLDFSYNNFSGEFPASFSNLSDLNRFNLSYNPHIAGFIPSTGQLATFDKWSFRGDPLLRLPPFIENATNQTSESAKVRDKKNRGQSSFLTAFALTLTFLVCASLMVCSLVRSSINKSKYLSRDSNDQTEFASSSSSSQSNMVKVIQLDKRAFTYYDILKATQGFSNDRIIGRGGSGIVYRGKLPDGREVAIKKLRTDGLEGEKEFRAEMELLSGNGFGWPHPNLVTLYGWCLNGMEKLLVYEYMEGGSLENLITDRVSLNWRGRIDVALDVARALVFLHHECFPSVLHRDVKASNVLLDKKGKACVTDFGLARVVDAGGTHVSTMVAGTVGYVAPEYGQTWQATTKGDVYSYGVLVMELATGRKAIDGGEESLIEWANRVVGEENDVFKLISGLEQGAEEMSELLKIGLWCTAESPHSRPSMKEVSAMLFKISCRQLPDVSLG; encoded by the exons ATGATGTCAGAAGAAGAAAACGTTCATTTTCTGTTTCATTTGGCTTCTCTGTGTTTGTTGATTCTCATTGGAG GAAAACTCGTTCTTGGAGATTCACTAGAGACAGATAAGCAAGTTCTGTTACAGCTCGGATCATTTCTGGAGCAAGAAAATCCAGTCATTGCAAATCAAGGGAAATACAGGAAATGGAATCCAAAAGATTCATCACCTTGCATTTGGCCAGGAATTTCTTGCAATGAAACCATGAATCGTGTGGTTGGCATCGACCTTTTCCAAAGCCGTATTTATGGAGAAGTCTTTAATAACTTCTCTGCTTTAACCAAACTAATGTATCTCGATTTATCAGGAAACACGATAGGCGGGGCCATACCCGAAGATTTAGGCCAGTGTGAGAATCTCAGGTTTTTGAATTTGTCACATAACATCATTGGTGGGGAGCTAAACTTGACTGGACTTAGTAATTTGGAGGTTCTTGATCTGTCCATTAATAGAATTGAGGTTGATATTATGCTAACTGTACCAAGAAATTGCGAAAATTTGATAGTTGCAAATGTTTCTAGTAACAATATCACAGGTGACGTGAAGGCAATATTTGAAAAGTGTCAGAATTTGAAGTTTCTTGACTTAAGTATAAATAATTTGGAGGGAGATATACCGCCTGGATTTGATCGTATTGAAGAGTTTTCACTGGCAAAAAACAGATTTTCAGGCCGAATTCCCGCTTTCATTTTCACCAAGAATTGCAGCCTTCGAGTCTtggatttctctgaaaatgggTTTTATGGAGAATTTCCTGCAGAAATTTCAAACTGCAAGAATTTGGAGGTGTTAACTTTATGGGGGAACAAGTTTAATGGGCAAATTCCGAAAGAAATAGGGTCATTGCACAATCTGAAAGCACTTTACTTGGGTAATAACGACTTTTCAAGAGATATACCGGAAACTTTAATCGACCTAAGAAGCTTGGAGTTTCTTGATTTAAGCAGAAACAGATTTGGACGAGATATACAAAAGATATTTGGGAAATTGACTCAAGTGAAATTTCTCCTGTTGCATTATAATTCATACACCGGAGGAATATACTCTTCTGGGATTCTTAATCTGTCCCAAATTGctagattggacttgagtttcaaCAATTTCTCAGGGTCATTACCAGTTGGAATTTCTCAAATGGCAAGTTTAAAGTTCTTGATTCTCGCACATAATCAGTTCACTGGAAATATACCATTAGAGTATGGAAATCTTACAGGACTTCAAGCTCTTGATCTTTCCTACAACAAGTTAAACGGCTCAATCCCTCCGAGTTTAGGAAATTTAAGCTCCCTTCTATGGCTGATGCTTGCCAACAATTCATTGACCGGTGAAATCCCGCAAGAAATAGGTAACTGTGGCAGCTTGTTATGGCTAAATCTTGCAGATAACCAACTTTCAGGCAGGATTCCATCTCGGTTGACAAGAATTGGCATGAATGTGACACCTACTTTTCTGTTCAATAGGCAAAATGATGATCAGATCGCTGCTGGCTCTGGTGAATGCATAGCTATGAAGAGGTGGATTCCCGCAGATTATCCTCCTTTTAGCTTCGTATACAAACTTCTTACAAGAAAAAGTTGTAGAGACCTTTGGGATAAGCTGTTAAAAGGGTATGGCCTATTTTCAATCTGCTTGCCAGGTTCCAAGATTCGGGTTATTCAGATATCGGGATATATCCAGCTCAGTGGCAATCAGTTATCTGGTGAAATCCCAGTTGAGATTGGAAATATGATCAATTTCAGTGTGCTGAATCTTGGATTCAATCAATTCAGTGGAAAAATTCCTTCAGAGATTGAACACTTGCCTCTAGTAGTCCTcaatgtttcaagaaatgccttCTCTGGAGAAATTCCCTGGCAGATTGGCAACATCAAGTGTTTACAGAACCTGGATTTTTCGTATAACAATTTCTCGGGTGAATTTCCTGCTAGCTTCAGCAATTTGAGTGATTTGAACCGGTTTAACTTATCCTACAATCCACATATAGCTGGTTTTATACCATCTACAGGTCAACTTGCAACTTTTGATAAATGGTCGTTTCGTGGTGATCCTCTTTTACGTCTCCCGCCATTCATTGAAAATGCCACTAATCAAACATCAGAAAGCGCGAAGGTAAGAGATAAGAAGAATAGAGGTCAAAGTTCATTTTTGACGGCTTTTGCTCTTACTCTTACTTTTTTAGTTTGTGCATCGCTTATGGTTTGCAGCCTTGTGAGAAGCTCAATTAACAAATCAAAATATCTGTCTCGTGATTCAAATGATCAAACTGAATTCGCGAGCTCAAGTTCATCTTCACAATCAAACATGGTAAAAGTTATCCAACTGGATAAAAGGGCATTCACATATTATGACATCTTGAAGGCTACTCAAGGCTTTTCAAATGACAGAATCATTGGTAGAGGGGGATCTGGAATCGTTTATCGAGGAAAATTACCTGATGGCAGGGAAGTAGCAATAAAGAAACTAAGAACTGATGGTCTGGAAGGTGAAAAAGAATTTAGAGCTGAAATGGAGCTGTTGAGTGGAAACGGATTCGGGTGGCCACATCCAAATCTTGTCACACTATACGGTTGGTGCCTAAATGGAATGGAGAAATTACTTGTCTATGAGTACATGGAAGGGGGAAGTCTTGAAAATCTCATAACAGATCGTGTAAGCCTCAACTGGAGGGGTCGCATAGATGTAGCACTTGATGTAGCACGAGCATTAGTCTTTCTACACCACGAGTGTTTCCCTAGTGTACTCCATAGAGATGTTAAAGCTAGTAATGTGCTTCTTGATAAGAAAGGAAAGGCTTGTGTCACGGATTTTGGGCTAGCACGAGTGGTGGATGCTGGAGGTACTCATGTGAGCACAATGGTGGCAGGAACTGTAGGATATGTTGCACCTGAATATGGGCAGACATGGCAAGCAACGACAAAAGGTGATGTTTATAGCTATGGAGTTCTGGTAATGGAGCTAGCAACTGGAAGAAAGGCCATTGATGGTGGCGAAGAG